A single genomic interval of Devosia oryziradicis harbors:
- a CDS encoding ComF family protein has product MARAARLAGGRLLDLAYPPVCLNCDAPTANADTLCPKCFTALRPITAPLCPVLGLPFSVSLGPDALSAEALADPPPFGRARAAVIYGEVASTIVSRLKYGDRPELARFCARLMAGAGHQLWADAPLLVPVPLHRARQRERRYNQSAELARAIGRLTGLAVDADLVQRIRKTRQQVGLSSDGRQRNVSGAFAVHPDALMRVRSRRVVLVDDVYTTGATVKAVTRSLRKAGIDTVDVVTFARVVIGADLPI; this is encoded by the coding sequence ATGGCGCGGGCCGCGCGGCTGGCCGGCGGTCGATTGCTCGACCTGGCCTATCCCCCGGTGTGCCTCAACTGCGATGCGCCGACCGCCAACGCCGATACGCTCTGCCCCAAATGCTTTACCGCCCTGCGCCCGATCACGGCGCCGCTCTGCCCGGTGCTTGGCCTGCCTTTCAGCGTCTCACTGGGCCCCGACGCCCTGTCTGCCGAAGCGCTGGCCGACCCGCCACCCTTCGGGCGGGCCCGGGCGGCCGTGATCTATGGCGAAGTGGCCTCCACCATCGTTTCGCGCCTCAAATATGGCGATCGGCCTGAGCTGGCGCGCTTCTGTGCGCGGCTGATGGCTGGGGCCGGGCACCAGTTATGGGCCGATGCGCCGTTGCTGGTGCCGGTGCCGCTGCATCGGGCGCGGCAGCGCGAGCGGCGCTACAACCAGTCGGCGGAACTGGCGCGGGCGATCGGCCGGCTGACTGGGCTCGCGGTCGACGCCGACCTGGTGCAACGCATCCGCAAGACGCGCCAGCAGGTGGGCCTCAGCAGCGATGGGCGGCAGCGCAACGTCTCGGGCGCCTTTGCCGTACACCCCGATGCGCTGATGCGGGTGCGGAGCCGTCGGGTGGTGCTGGTCGATGATGTCTATACCACCGGCGCGACGGTCAAGGCGGTCACGCGCAGCTTGCGCAAGGCAGGGATCGACACTGTCGACGTCGTGACCTTCGCCCGCGTTGTCATTGGCGCGGACTTGCCCATATAA
- a CDS encoding SAM-dependent methyltransferase, which produces MTQPPAIFDTALIARHLARRPQPSDFVTDLVLADLEDRLGALIRDFPRAAIIGPDLERLPASGQTASSRFTFERHAAFAGADEVPQLTGEDYNLIVSVLHLQAVNDVPGYLARLRARLLPDGLLMIAALGGETLTELREAFLAADALVLGGASARVAPMIQVRDGGALLQRAGLALPVADVETHIVRYPTPFALMAELKALGAANPLVDRPRHPASPALLAAAANAYQARDADPDGRIRATLEIVWLSGWVPHESQQKPLKPGSATTRLGDILGKA; this is translated from the coding sequence ATGACCCAGCCACCCGCCATTTTCGATACTGCGCTGATTGCCCGCCACCTGGCGCGCCGGCCGCAGCCCAGTGATTTCGTCACCGACCTGGTGCTGGCCGACCTCGAAGACCGCTTGGGCGCGCTGATCCGCGACTTTCCCCGGGCCGCCATCATCGGCCCCGATCTCGAGCGGCTCCCGGCATCCGGCCAGACGGCGAGCAGCCGCTTCACCTTCGAACGCCACGCGGCCTTCGCCGGAGCGGACGAGGTGCCCCAATTGACGGGCGAGGACTACAATCTCATCGTCTCCGTGCTGCACCTGCAGGCCGTCAATGACGTGCCCGGCTACCTCGCCCGGCTGCGGGCCCGGCTGTTGCCGGACGGCCTGCTGATGATTGCCGCGCTGGGCGGCGAGACCCTGACCGAACTGCGCGAAGCCTTCCTCGCCGCTGACGCCCTGGTATTGGGCGGCGCATCCGCCCGCGTGGCGCCGATGATCCAGGTGCGTGATGGCGGCGCTCTGCTACAGCGCGCCGGCCTTGCCTTGCCGGTGGCCGACGTCGAGACCCATATCGTGCGCTATCCGACCCCCTTCGCGCTGATGGCCGAACTCAAGGCGCTGGGCGCCGCCAATCCGCTGGTCGATCGGCCGCGTCATCCGGCCAGCCCGGCGCTGCTGGCCGCTGCGGCCAATGCCTACCAGGCCCGGGATGCCGATCCGGACGGACGGATCCGCGCCACGCTCGAAATCGTCTGGCTGTCGGGCTGGGTGCCGCATGAAAGCCAGCAGAAGCCGCTCAAGCCGGGCAGCGCTACCACGCGTCTCGGCGATATCCTGGGGAAGGCGTGA
- the ubiG gene encoding bifunctional 2-polyprenyl-6-hydroxyphenol methylase/3-demethylubiquinol 3-O-methyltransferase UbiG: MTDTTINDAEIAKFTAMAEEWWDPKGKFKPLHKFNPVRLTYIREHLLSHFGRDGTAMRPFEGLSILDVGCGGGLLCEPLARLGATVTGIDAAERNIAIARLHAEKSGLGIDYRATTSEALAAEGARYDMVLNMEVVEHVDNVPLYMKSCADLVKPGGLTLTATLNRTLRARALAVFAAENILRWLPRGTHDWNKFLTPDEIRTLLTRNGLRVIAETGVVFHPLADEWRKSPDMAINYMIMAERPAG, from the coding sequence ATGACCGACACCACCATCAACGACGCCGAGATCGCCAAATTCACCGCGATGGCCGAGGAGTGGTGGGACCCCAAGGGCAAGTTCAAGCCCCTGCACAAGTTCAACCCGGTGCGCCTGACCTATATCCGCGAGCATCTGCTGAGCCATTTCGGCCGGGATGGGACGGCCATGCGCCCCTTCGAGGGCCTCAGCATCCTCGATGTCGGCTGTGGCGGCGGACTGCTCTGCGAACCGCTTGCCCGGCTGGGCGCCACGGTCACCGGCATCGACGCCGCCGAGCGCAATATCGCCATCGCCCGCCTCCATGCCGAGAAATCCGGCCTGGGCATCGACTATCGCGCGACCACCAGCGAGGCACTGGCAGCCGAGGGTGCCCGCTATGACATGGTGCTCAACATGGAGGTGGTCGAGCATGTCGACAACGTGCCGCTCTACATGAAGAGCTGCGCCGACCTGGTAAAGCCGGGCGGCCTGACGCTGACCGCCACGCTCAACCGGACGCTGCGGGCCCGCGCCCTGGCCGTGTTCGCCGCCGAAAACATCCTGCGCTGGCTGCCGCGGGGTACGCATGACTGGAACAAGTTCCTCACGCCCGACGAGATCAGGACCCTGCTGACCCGCAATGGCCTACGGGTCATCGCAGAGACCGGCGTGGTGTTTCATCCGCTGGCCGATGAGTGGCGCAAGTCGCCTGACATGGCCATCAACTATATGATCATGGCGGAGCGTCCGGCCGGCTGA
- a CDS encoding carbon-nitrogen hydrolase family protein, producing the protein MKIAAIQMRSGLDPQANLAALEPMLAEAAAAGARYALTPEVTMIFPENRDQLRSVAAPFEGHPQLLRIGELAQQHGMYIQIGSLAVPLPDGRFANRSVLFGPDGRQVATYDKIHLFDADIAGLNAYRESATYAGGERAVTADLGEFTLGMSICYDMRFPKLYNALANAGATLIAVPAAFTVPTGQAHWHVLLRARAIETGSYVIAAAQGGTHDNGRATYGHSLVIDPWGRVIAELDHDEPGVLLAEIAPEAVADARGRIPALANARNFALPEALQP; encoded by the coding sequence ATGAAGATCGCCGCCATCCAAATGCGGTCGGGGCTCGATCCCCAGGCCAACCTCGCCGCGCTCGAACCCATGCTGGCCGAGGCGGCGGCCGCCGGCGCGCGCTATGCGCTGACGCCCGAGGTCACCATGATCTTCCCGGAGAACCGGGACCAGCTGCGGAGCGTGGCAGCGCCGTTCGAGGGGCATCCGCAACTGCTCCGCATCGGCGAGCTGGCCCAGCAGCACGGGATGTATATCCAGATCGGTTCGCTGGCCGTGCCGTTGCCCGATGGCCGGTTTGCCAACCGCTCGGTGCTGTTCGGACCCGATGGCCGGCAGGTGGCGACCTATGACAAGATCCACCTGTTCGACGCCGACATTGCCGGCCTCAATGCCTATCGCGAAAGCGCGACCTATGCGGGCGGCGAACGCGCGGTGACGGCTGACCTGGGCGAATTCACCCTGGGCATGAGCATCTGCTACGATATGCGCTTCCCCAAGCTCTACAACGCGCTGGCCAATGCCGGCGCGACGCTGATAGCCGTGCCCGCCGCCTTTACCGTGCCCACCGGTCAGGCGCATTGGCACGTGCTGCTGCGGGCGCGGGCCATCGAGACGGGGTCCTATGTCATTGCGGCGGCACAGGGCGGCACGCATGACAATGGCCGCGCTACCTATGGCCATTCGCTGGTGATCGATCCATGGGGCCGGGTCATTGCCGAGCTCGATCACGACGAGCCCGGTGTGCTGTTGGCAGAGATTGCTCCGGAGGCGGTTGCCGACGCACGCGGCCGTATCCCGGCTCTGGCCAATGCGCGAAACTTTGCTCTTCCCGAGGCGTTGCAGCCCTAA
- a CDS encoding AAA family ATPase, producing the protein MLDELAGHVIILSGSPGSGKTTTAEMLARLPGCPKVHLHSDDFWGYIKHGHIDPWLPESHAQNTMISQIAASVAGQYARHGYLVALDGVVRPWWLPAFANLGVPVHYLVLRTSVEEAVARCQARGGDSLTDPAVVAELHAQFADLGDHEKHVISVDGLGRDATLAAVVAGLPTHAYRLG; encoded by the coding sequence ATGCTGGACGAGCTTGCCGGCCACGTCATCATCCTCTCGGGCTCGCCCGGCTCGGGCAAGACCACCACGGCCGAAATGCTGGCCCGCCTGCCGGGCTGTCCCAAGGTGCATCTCCATAGCGACGACTTCTGGGGCTATATCAAGCACGGCCATATCGACCCCTGGCTGCCGGAATCCCACGCCCAGAACACCATGATCAGCCAGATCGCGGCCAGCGTGGCCGGCCAATATGCCCGCCACGGCTACCTGGTGGCGCTTGATGGCGTCGTGCGGCCCTGGTGGCTGCCGGCCTTCGCAAATCTTGGCGTCCCGGTGCACTACCTGGTGCTGAGAACCTCGGTCGAGGAGGCAGTTGCGCGCTGCCAGGCGCGCGGCGGCGACAGCCTGACCGACCCGGCGGTGGTGGCCGAACTCCATGCCCAGTTTGCCGATCTCGGCGACCATGAGAAGCACGTCATTTCGGTCGACGGCCTGGGCCGCGACGCGACCCTCGCGGCGGTGGTCGCAGGCCTCCCGACCCATGCCTACCGCCTCGGCTGA
- the ilvD gene encoding dihydroxy-acid dehydratase has product MPAYRSRTTTHGRNMAGARGLWRATGMKDSDFGKPIIAVVNSFTQFVPGHVHLKDLGQLVAREIEAAGGVAKEFNTIAVDDGIAMGHDGMLYSLPSRDIIADSVEYMVNAHTADAMVCISNCDKITPGMLNAAMRLNIPVVFVSGGPMEAGKALVKGKLQALDLVDAMVMAADDHYTDAEVQAVEEAACPTCGSCSGMFTANSMNCLTEALGLSLPGNGSTLATHSDRKRLFQEAGHLIVDLARRWYEQEDASVLPRSIATKAAFENAMSLDIAMGGSTNTVLHILAAAHEGGVDFTMDDIDRLSRKVPVLSKVAPAKADVHMEDVHRAGGIFAILGQMDRAGLINRAEPTVHAATMGDAIDKWDISRTNSESVRNFYMAAPGGVRTTQAFSQSNRWAELDLDRQNGVIRSAETPFSKDGGLAVLKGNIAIDGCIVKTAGVDESILKFTGPARVFESQEDTVKAILSNQIKEGDVLVIRYEGPRGGPGMQEMLYPTSYLKSKGLGKACALLTDGRFSGGTSGLSIGHVSPEAAEGGTIGLVREGDTIEIDIPNRTITLLVSDDELTQRRHDQDKLGWKPAHPRKRNVTTALKAYAAFATSAARGAVRDTQAIDKLWN; this is encoded by the coding sequence ATGCCAGCCTATCGTTCCCGCACCACCACCCATGGCCGCAACATGGCCGGCGCGCGTGGCCTCTGGCGCGCCACCGGCATGAAGGACTCCGATTTCGGCAAACCCATCATCGCGGTTGTGAACTCCTTCACCCAGTTCGTACCGGGGCACGTTCACCTCAAGGATCTCGGCCAGCTGGTGGCCCGGGAGATCGAGGCTGCCGGCGGCGTGGCCAAGGAATTCAATACCATCGCGGTCGATGACGGCATCGCCATGGGCCACGACGGCATGCTTTATTCGCTGCCCTCGCGCGACATCATCGCCGACAGCGTCGAATACATGGTCAACGCCCATACTGCCGACGCCATGGTCTGCATCTCCAATTGCGACAAGATCACGCCCGGCATGCTGAACGCCGCCATGCGGCTCAACATCCCCGTCGTCTTCGTCTCCGGCGGCCCTATGGAAGCCGGCAAGGCGCTGGTCAAGGGCAAGCTGCAGGCGCTCGACCTGGTCGACGCCATGGTGATGGCAGCCGACGACCACTATACCGATGCCGAAGTGCAGGCCGTCGAAGAGGCCGCCTGCCCCACCTGCGGCTCATGCTCGGGCATGTTCACCGCCAATTCGATGAACTGCCTGACCGAAGCGCTTGGCCTGAGCCTGCCCGGCAACGGCTCGACGCTGGCCACCCACTCCGACCGCAAGCGCCTGTTCCAGGAAGCCGGCCACCTGATCGTCGACCTCGCCCGCCGCTGGTACGAGCAGGAAGACGCATCCGTGCTGCCGCGCTCGATTGCCACCAAGGCTGCCTTCGAAAACGCCATGAGCCTCGACATCGCCATGGGCGGCTCGACCAACACGGTGCTCCACATCCTTGCCGCCGCACATGAAGGCGGAGTGGATTTCACCATGGACGATATCGACCGCCTGTCGCGCAAGGTGCCGGTGCTGAGCAAGGTCGCGCCTGCCAAGGCCGACGTTCACATGGAAGACGTCCATCGCGCTGGCGGCATCTTCGCCATCCTTGGCCAGATGGATCGCGCTGGCCTCATCAACCGCGCCGAGCCGACCGTGCATGCCGCCACCATGGGCGACGCCATCGACAAGTGGGACATTTCCCGCACCAATTCGGAATCGGTGCGCAATTTCTACATGGCCGCCCCCGGCGGGGTGCGCACCACACAAGCCTTTTCGCAGTCCAACCGCTGGGCCGAACTCGACCTCGACCGACAGAATGGCGTGATCCGCTCGGCGGAAACGCCGTTCAGCAAGGATGGCGGGCTGGCCGTACTCAAGGGCAATATCGCCATCGATGGCTGCATCGTTAAGACGGCAGGCGTCGACGAGTCGATCCTCAAATTCACCGGGCCCGCCCGCGTGTTCGAGTCGCAGGAGGATACCGTCAAGGCGATCCTCTCCAACCAGATCAAGGAAGGCGACGTCCTCGTGATTCGCTACGAAGGCCCACGTGGCGGCCCGGGCATGCAGGAAATGCTCTACCCGACGAGCTACCTCAAGTCCAAGGGCCTGGGCAAAGCCTGCGCCCTCCTCACCGACGGCCGCTTCTCCGGCGGCACCTCAGGCCTCTCCATCGGCCACGTCTCGCCAGAGGCGGCCGAAGGCGGCACGATCGGGCTGGTGCGCGAGGGCGACACGATCGAGATCGACATCCCCAACCGCACCATCACCCTGCTGGTGAGCGATGACGAACTGACCCAGCGCCGCCACGACCAGGACAAGCTCGGCTGGAAGCCGGCCCATCCGCGCAAGCGCAACGTGACGACTGCACTCAAGGCCTATGCCGCCTTCGCGACATCAGCCGCCCGCGGCGCCGTGCGTGACACGCAGGCGATCGACAAGCTCTGGAATTGA
- a CDS encoding GGDEF domain-containing protein: MFAADNKSAIFEDFVAASEASRLKGDYHEGVQWARRAIDHARLNGEAGQEAEALRLLANQLLRTGDMEEAAEACGRAAALDEATGNEAGRAQALTLQALAYLNLGLQEEALQVLAVSLEIAQRLRDPNLLFWAYNRIGGAHDNMGNHLESRAFMQRALPLATGLGAEAKFCILNNLAANGVDLAGDALEKGDAALAAEAVATGLGHARDAIELARAADHPYREAIGLGNYGMLLAFSGDEQAASQATTRSHAIASQKGYVSLQLDASFNLARIAMHFDQPETAITRFEAVLPPLIEHDEKPMVLRAHRLLSDLYQRVGRTPEAFDHYKRYHAIESAIRSSVADTRARMVTGMAELSAALLDVERAKLETRLHQLRLAELETERRDLLTRTQDLDRQAHEDDLTGLKNRRYALSALGERLADCPPDAAIPVAIVDADHFKKVNDGYGHSTGDAVLRRLAALLSSGMEGHGFVARLGGEEFLLVFDARAVVAALADCQRIRMLVEAEPWSNLAPELAMTVSIGITSAGRGEDVAKVLSRADAALYRSKSGGRNRVTANLLD, from the coding sequence ATGTTTGCTGCCGATAACAAAAGCGCGATCTTTGAGGACTTTGTCGCCGCCAGCGAAGCGTCGCGCCTCAAGGGCGATTATCATGAAGGCGTGCAATGGGCGCGCCGCGCCATCGACCATGCCAGGCTGAATGGAGAGGCCGGGCAGGAAGCCGAAGCGCTGCGCCTGCTTGCCAACCAGTTGCTGCGCACCGGCGACATGGAAGAAGCCGCCGAAGCCTGCGGCCGCGCCGCCGCGCTCGATGAAGCAACAGGCAACGAAGCCGGTCGCGCGCAGGCCCTGACCCTGCAGGCCCTGGCCTACCTCAATCTGGGCCTGCAGGAGGAAGCCCTGCAGGTGCTCGCGGTCAGCCTGGAGATTGCCCAGCGCCTGCGAGATCCCAACCTGCTGTTCTGGGCCTATAACCGCATCGGTGGCGCCCATGACAATATGGGCAATCACCTCGAGTCACGCGCCTTCATGCAGCGCGCCCTGCCGCTCGCGACGGGCCTTGGTGCCGAAGCCAAGTTCTGCATTCTCAACAACCTCGCCGCCAATGGCGTCGACCTCGCAGGCGATGCCCTGGAAAAGGGTGACGCGGCCCTCGCCGCCGAAGCCGTGGCGACGGGGCTGGGCCATGCCCGGGACGCCATCGAGCTGGCCCGCGCTGCCGACCACCCCTATCGCGAGGCCATCGGCCTGGGCAATTACGGCATGCTGCTCGCCTTCAGCGGCGACGAGCAGGCTGCCAGCCAGGCCACGACCCGCTCACATGCCATTGCCAGCCAGAAGGGCTATGTTTCGCTCCAGCTCGATGCCAGCTTCAACCTGGCGCGCATCGCCATGCATTTCGACCAGCCCGAGACGGCGATCACCCGCTTCGAGGCGGTGCTGCCGCCCCTGATCGAGCATGACGAGAAGCCCATGGTCCTGCGGGCCCATCGCCTGCTTTCGGATCTCTACCAGCGCGTCGGCCGGACACCCGAAGCCTTCGACCACTACAAGCGCTACCACGCCATCGAAAGCGCCATTCGCAGTTCGGTGGCCGATACAAGAGCGCGCATGGTCACCGGCATGGCCGAACTCAGTGCCGCCCTGCTCGATGTCGAACGCGCCAAACTGGAAACACGGCTGCACCAGCTCCGCCTGGCTGAGCTCGAGACCGAGCGTCGCGACCTGCTCACCCGCACCCAGGATCTCGATCGCCAGGCCCACGAGGATGACCTGACCGGTCTCAAGAACCGGCGCTACGCCCTGAGCGCGCTGGGCGAACGGCTGGCCGACTGCCCGCCCGACGCGGCCATCCCGGTCGCCATCGTCGATGCCGACCATTTCAAGAAGGTCAATGACGGCTACGGCCATTCGACGGGCGATGCAGTGCTGCGCCGCCTTGCGGCGCTCCTGTCATCCGGCATGGAAGGCCACGGCTTTGTCGCCCGGCTCGGCGGCGAAGAGTTTCTGCTGGTGTTCGACGCCCGCGCCGTCGTCGCCGCCCTCGCCGATTGCCAGCGCATCCGTATGCTCGTCGAGGCCGAGCCCTGGAGCAACCTGGCGCCAGAACTGGCCATGACCGTAAGCATCGGCATCACCAGCGCGGGACGCGGCGAGGACGTCGCCAAGGTGTTGTCCCGCGCCGATGCGGCGCTCTACCGCTCCAAGAGCGGCGGCCGCAACCGCGTCACCGCCAACCTCCTGGATTAA
- a CDS encoding sugar ABC transporter substrate-binding protein, which yields MTALNTRSIITAGMMAMGLLGAGASLAQDAVPPGLTDPVQLPPFVENSKACAPPEGREASLTFVQDNRRDFMEGVGFGLARAAADRGLAYANVLADNDGARMIEQVDALRAQAAGAIVVAPVDPRSLAPSLQALIADGSYVGAVVPPPAVTILNAPQYLTGQVLAEEAARYIEEELDGRAKVVLLTHDSLQFLAPRFRAMRDVLSRLPGVSIVADISPSPVSEEGGYATMKTILLAQPDIDVVLGADTVVLGALRALEETGRADPRQFLGGIDGEPEAVAAIVASDGPYKATVSLASPIFGYALGQYAADWLKGKVVPQAMDVLPSLLTPDLIDQYRIDLADPGAVWRDQKRRDGYLRMYGGICAQTRENYLNFPWSSENQPD from the coding sequence GTGACGGCGCTGAACACGAGATCGATTATCACTGCCGGCATGATGGCGATGGGGCTGCTCGGCGCCGGCGCGAGCCTGGCCCAGGATGCCGTTCCGCCCGGGCTGACCGACCCCGTGCAATTGCCGCCCTTCGTCGAGAACAGCAAGGCCTGCGCTCCGCCGGAGGGGCGTGAGGCAAGCCTCACTTTCGTGCAGGACAATCGCCGGGACTTCATGGAGGGCGTCGGTTTCGGCCTCGCCCGGGCCGCCGCGGATCGGGGCCTGGCCTATGCCAATGTGCTTGCCGACAACGATGGAGCCAGGATGATCGAGCAGGTCGACGCATTGCGCGCCCAGGCCGCGGGTGCCATCGTGGTAGCGCCGGTCGACCCGCGTTCGCTCGCGCCCAGCCTCCAGGCGCTGATTGCCGATGGCAGCTATGTCGGCGCCGTGGTGCCGCCGCCCGCCGTCACAATTCTCAACGCGCCGCAATATCTCACCGGCCAGGTGCTGGCCGAGGAAGCGGCACGCTATATCGAAGAGGAACTCGACGGCCGGGCCAAGGTGGTGCTGCTGACGCATGACAGCCTGCAGTTCCTGGCGCCGCGCTTTCGGGCCATGCGGGACGTGCTGAGCCGGCTGCCCGGCGTCAGTATCGTGGCCGACATCTCGCCCAGCCCGGTCAGCGAGGAAGGTGGCTATGCCACCATGAAGACCATCCTGCTTGCCCAGCCCGACATCGACGTCGTGCTCGGCGCCGATACGGTCGTCCTGGGCGCCTTGCGCGCGCTGGAGGAAACCGGGCGCGCCGACCCCCGCCAGTTCCTGGGCGGCATCGACGGAGAACCCGAGGCCGTAGCGGCGATCGTCGCCAGCGACGGCCCCTACAAGGCCACCGTCAGCCTTGCCTCGCCCATCTTCGGCTATGCGCTGGGCCAGTATGCCGCCGATTGGCTCAAGGGCAAGGTGGTGCCGCAGGCCATGGACGTGCTGCCATCCCTGCTGACCCCCGACCTGATCGACCAGTATCGCATCGATCTCGCCGATCCCGGGGCAGTCTGGCGGGACCAGAAGCGTCGCGACGGCTACCTGCGCATGTATGGCGGCATCTGCGCCCAGACCCGGGAAAACTACCTCAACTTTCCATGGTCGTCGGAGAACCAGCCGGACTGA
- a CDS encoding DUF1178 family protein, producing MIQYSLHCSKGHHYDAWFKNAAAFDEQQARGIVTCAVCGDGAIAKAPMAPAVARTDNQKVSLSAAHPDAPKFRDLLRAYRQKVMSEADYVGDRFADEARKIHFEEAEARGIYGEATRDEVAGLIEDGVDFLPLPDIADDN from the coding sequence TTGATCCAATACTCGCTTCACTGCTCCAAAGGTCATCACTACGACGCCTGGTTCAAGAATGCCGCGGCATTCGATGAACAGCAGGCGCGGGGTATCGTGACCTGCGCAGTCTGCGGCGATGGCGCGATCGCCAAAGCCCCGATGGCGCCGGCGGTGGCGCGAACCGACAACCAGAAGGTGTCGCTGAGTGCGGCGCATCCGGATGCGCCGAAGTTCCGAGATTTGCTGCGCGCCTATCGGCAGAAGGTAATGAGCGAAGCCGACTATGTCGGCGACCGCTTCGCCGACGAAGCCCGCAAGATCCATTTCGAGGAAGCGGAAGCCCGCGGCATCTATGGCGAAGCGACCCGCGACGAGGTCGCCGGGCTGATCGAGGATGGCGTCGACTTCCTCCCGCTGCCCGACATCGCCGACGACAACTAG
- the grxC gene encoding glutaredoxin 3 — MAKIEIYTTPTCPYCHAAKALLADKGAQYTEITVLDPALREAMTERAHGRRTVPQIFIDDTHVGGYDDMAALDRRGGLDPLLQA; from the coding sequence ATGGCCAAGATCGAAATCTACACCACCCCGACCTGCCCCTATTGTCATGCCGCCAAGGCGCTGCTGGCCGACAAGGGCGCACAATACACCGAAATCACGGTGCTCGATCCTGCATTGCGCGAAGCCATGACCGAACGTGCGCATGGCCGCCGCACCGTGCCGCAGATTTTCATCGATGACACCCATGTCGGGGGCTATGACGACATGGCGGCGCTCGACCGCCGCGGTGGGCTCGATCCGCTGCTGCAGGCGTAA
- a CDS encoding GyrI-like domain-containing protein — protein sequence MKQYLVVGLLGLMVAPALAEELTGCASIYEADPVPANPGFALSAPRLEQRGPLLLAGLEEPISAETTDRQIDVLWTRFEQRNQWIVNAESDNRTGVCFNGGAGGFDYFAGQVLGGPAENLPEAFATIDLTANSYAVFTLTGQATDISAAHALIYQVKLTHAGLVAADAPDLLVFPPGFSPAQRNVKIELWVPVAQ from the coding sequence ATGAAACAGTATCTGGTGGTCGGACTGCTGGGCCTGATGGTGGCGCCAGCCTTGGCGGAGGAATTGACGGGTTGCGCCAGCATCTATGAGGCCGACCCGGTCCCGGCGAACCCGGGCTTTGCGCTTTCCGCTCCGCGCCTCGAACAACGCGGGCCGCTGCTGCTGGCCGGGCTCGAGGAGCCGATATCGGCGGAGACGACGGACAGGCAGATCGACGTGCTGTGGACCCGGTTCGAGCAGCGCAACCAGTGGATCGTCAACGCGGAATCCGACAATCGCACCGGAGTTTGCTTCAACGGTGGCGCAGGCGGCTTCGACTATTTTGCCGGACAGGTGCTGGGCGGGCCGGCGGAAAACCTGCCCGAAGCGTTCGCGACGATCGACCTGACGGCCAACAGCTATGCCGTTTTCACACTGACCGGCCAGGCTACCGATATCAGCGCCGCACACGCGCTGATCTACCAGGTGAAACTGACCCATGCCGGCCTTGTCGCCGCGGATGCGCCTGACCTCCTGGTGTTTCCGCCGGGCTTCTCGCCGGCGCAACGCAATGTCAAGATTGAGCTCTGGGTGCCGGTGGCACAATAG
- a CDS encoding aldo/keto reductase, whose amino-acid sequence MTTLDAALSGTFAIGGDLTVNRLGFGAMRITGRGIWGPPEDPEEAKATLRRLPDLNVNFVDTAESYGPYISEELIGEVLAPYSRGTIVATKSGLTRTGPDQWHQLGRPEFLRQGAIQSLRRLKVEVIDLWQLHRIESGTPRADQFGAIAQLQKDGIIRHVGLSEVSVADIKEASQYFKVTTVQNMYNLVSRNAEDVLDYCEANGIGFIPWRPIDGGNLESTSAEFKAIMDKHGASASQLALAWMLKRSPVMLPIPGTGKVKHLEENVAAAAIQLSDDEFTTLDRIGRKA is encoded by the coding sequence ATGACGACACTGGACGCAGCCCTTTCGGGCACGTTTGCCATTGGCGGCGACCTGACGGTCAATCGCCTCGGTTTCGGCGCCATGCGCATTACCGGGCGGGGCATTTGGGGTCCGCCCGAAGACCCAGAAGAGGCCAAGGCGACGCTGCGCCGCCTGCCCGACCTCAACGTCAACTTCGTGGACACGGCGGAAAGCTATGGTCCCTATATCAGCGAAGAACTGATCGGCGAGGTACTGGCGCCTTATAGCAGGGGCACGATCGTCGCCACCAAGAGCGGCCTTACCCGCACCGGCCCGGACCAGTGGCATCAGCTGGGTCGCCCGGAATTCCTGCGCCAGGGTGCTATCCAGTCGCTGCGCCGGCTCAAGGTCGAGGTGATCGACCTCTGGCAGCTGCATCGCATCGAAAGCGGCACGCCGCGGGCCGATCAGTTCGGTGCCATTGCCCAGCTGCAGAAGGACGGGATCATCCGCCATGTGGGCCTGAGCGAAGTCAGCGTCGCCGACATCAAGGAAGCCAGCCAATACTTCAAGGTGACGACCGTCCAGAACATGTACAACCTAGTCAGCCGCAATGCCGAGGATGTGCTGGACTATTGCGAAGCCAATGGCATCGGCTTCATTCCGTGGCGGCCGATCGACGGCGGGAATCTCGAATCCACGAGCGCCGAGTTCAAGGCCATCATGGACAAGCACGGGGCATCCGCCAGCCAGCTGGCTTTGGCCTGGATGCTGAAGCGCTCGCCGGTCATGCTGCCCATTCCGGGCACCGGCAAGGTCAAGCACCTGGAAGAAAACGTGGCCGCGGCTGCAATCCAGCTCAGCGACGACGAGTTCACGACGCTCGATCGAATCGGGCGCAAGGCCTGA